A portion of the Caloranaerobacter ferrireducens genome contains these proteins:
- a CDS encoding nucleotidyltransferase family protein encodes MRRDISNILISPDMKIKDIIEVIDRGALGIALVVNEERHLLGTITDGDIRRAILKGMSFEEKAEKIMNENYVFVGQGASKRFINRLFEIKQIRQIPILDDDGRVIDIVLLNDILKKSDKENWAVIMAGGLGTRLRPLTYEVPKPMLKIGDKPILETIIEQLSSYGFKNILLAVNYKAQIIESYFRDGKDFDVNIEYIHEKQRLGTAGALKLAKQYLDKPFIVMNGDILTKVNFERFLEYHKNNKFDITIASKKYDIQIPYGVLDINETRVQKIEEKPKMNFFVNGGIYCVNPELIEYIPDNEYYDITELINKALENNCNVGSFPIREYWLDIGQIPDYERAIQDYYNIFRSEACATKE; translated from the coding sequence ATGAGAAGAGATATTAGTAACATACTTATCAGTCCTGATATGAAAATTAAAGATATTATTGAGGTAATTGATAGAGGTGCATTAGGAATTGCTTTGGTTGTTAATGAAGAGAGACATTTATTGGGAACGATAACTGATGGAGATATAAGGAGAGCAATTCTAAAAGGTATGAGTTTTGAAGAAAAAGCAGAAAAAATTATGAATGAGAACTATGTTTTTGTTGGACAAGGTGCATCTAAAAGGTTTATAAATAGATTATTTGAGATAAAGCAAATACGGCAAATCCCTATATTAGATGATGATGGAAGAGTTATAGATATTGTTCTGTTAAATGATATTTTAAAGAAGAGTGACAAAGAAAATTGGGCAGTAATTATGGCAGGAGGTTTGGGAACAAGATTGAGGCCTTTAACTTATGAAGTTCCTAAGCCAATGTTGAAAATAGGGGATAAACCTATTTTAGAAACTATTATTGAACAGTTAAGTTCATATGGCTTTAAAAATATTTTATTAGCTGTAAATTATAAGGCACAAATAATTGAGAGCTATTTTAGAGACGGTAAAGATTTTGATGTAAACATAGAATATATCCATGAAAAGCAACGTTTAGGTACAGCAGGAGCGTTAAAATTAGCAAAACAATACCTGGATAAGCCTTTTATTGTAATGAATGGTGACATACTGACCAAGGTTAATTTTGAACGTTTTCTAGAGTATCATAAAAATAATAAGTTTGATATTACTATTGCAAGCAAAAAGTATGATATACAAATCCCTTATGGAGTTTTGGATATTAATGAGACAAGGGTTCAAAAAATTGAGGAAAAACCTAAAATGAATTTTTTTGTAAACGGTGGTATATATTGCGTAAATCCAGAACTTATAGAGTATATACCTGATAATGAATACTATGACATTACAGAACTTATAAATAAAGCTTTAGAAAATAATTGTAATGTAGGAAGTTTTCCAATTAGGGAATATTGGTTAGATATTGGACAGATTCCTGATTATGAACGAGCTATTCAGGATTATTATAATATTTTTAGGAGTGAGGCTTGTGCAACTAAAGAATAA
- a CDS encoding acetyltransferase, with product MKEKVILIGGGGHCKVVIDAIKRENRYEIVGITDIRSIGEKVLNVPIIGNDSKLQEIRNSGINKALITLGSIKDNSYRISLYDKVKRIGFSFINVIHPQAIIGEQVFMENGNVILPGVIINACTRIGNNCIINTGSIIEHDCVIGDHVHISPGVKIAGGVKIGKGSFIGIGSTIIQGVKIGNNVTIGAGAVVIEDIPDNAIVVGIPAKNIKYKDDENEKRY from the coding sequence ATGAAAGAAAAAGTCATTCTAATAGGCGGCGGTGGCCATTGTAAGGTGGTTATTGATGCTATAAAAAGAGAAAATAGATATGAAATAGTTGGTATAACAGATATACGAAGTATTGGAGAAAAGGTTTTAAATGTTCCTATTATAGGGAATGATAGCAAACTTCAAGAAATTCGTAATAGTGGTATAAATAAAGCTCTAATTACTTTGGGGAGCATAAAAGATAATAGTTATAGAATAAGTCTGTACGATAAGGTAAAACGAATAGGTTTTAGTTTTATTAATGTTATTCATCCACAAGCAATTATTGGTGAACAAGTTTTTATGGAAAATGGTAATGTAATATTACCAGGTGTGATAATTAATGCTTGTACTCGCATTGGAAATAATTGTATTATCAATACTGGGTCGATTATAGAGCATGATTGTGTTATAGGAGACCATGTTCACATATCTCCAGGAGTTAAGATAGCTGGTGGAGTTAAAATAGGTAAAGGGTCTTTTATAGGTATTGGAAGCACAATAATTCAAGGAGTAAAAATAGGTAATAATGTAACTATTGGAGCAGGAGCTGTAGTTATAGAAGATATTCCAGATAATGCTATTGTCGTTGGAATACCAGCTAAAAATATAAAATATAAGGATGATGAAAATGAGAAGAGATATTAG
- the neuC gene encoding UDP-N-acetylglucosamine 2-epimerase produces MTRIAVLTGTRAEYGLLYWIIKTIHDDPNLELQLIVTGTHLSPEYGLTVKEIEKSGIPIAEKIDMILSTDSEQGIAKSMGVLMISLAQSLERLRPDILLILGDRYEVLAAASTAVAMNIPIAHLCGGESTEGAIDEQIRHAVTKLSHIHFAQSEFYRQRIIKMGEEEWRVHNIGIIAFENIKRLPLLSKTQLEKELGIKLDNTNFVVTYHPVTLENDSLEYQIDNLLNALSRFKANIIFTYPNADSGGRLIIDKIKQFQTHHQNAHVYFSLGQIRYLSLLKYSDVMIGNSSSGILESPFFKLPTVNIGNRQKGRMRPPNVVDVSYNEDDIVEGINKALNKEFRNSLNNKINIYGSGDCSSQVVKIIKEALLNKNLLKKKLSFK; encoded by the coding sequence ATGACCAGGATTGCAGTATTAACAGGAACAAGAGCAGAATATGGATTATTGTATTGGATAATAAAAACAATACATGATGATCCGAACTTAGAGCTTCAATTAATTGTAACTGGTACTCATTTGTCACCTGAATATGGTCTAACGGTTAAAGAAATTGAGAAAAGTGGTATACCAATAGCTGAAAAAATAGATATGATTCTTTCAACAGATAGTGAGCAAGGTATAGCTAAATCTATGGGAGTGCTTATGATAAGTTTGGCTCAATCTCTTGAAAGATTAAGACCAGATATTTTACTAATACTAGGCGACCGATATGAAGTATTAGCTGCAGCTTCCACGGCTGTGGCTATGAATATACCTATTGCACATTTATGTGGTGGAGAGTCAACTGAAGGAGCGATAGATGAACAGATTAGACATGCAGTAACTAAACTCTCGCATATACATTTTGCTCAAAGTGAATTTTATAGACAAAGAATTATAAAAATGGGAGAAGAAGAATGGAGAGTTCATAATATAGGCATCATTGCTTTTGAAAATATAAAAAGATTACCTTTACTTAGCAAAACACAACTTGAGAAAGAATTAGGTATAAAACTAGATAATACGAATTTTGTGGTAACTTATCATCCAGTAACATTAGAAAATGATAGTCTTGAGTATCAGATAGATAATCTTTTGAATGCTTTGAGTAGATTTAAAGCTAATATAATATTTACTTATCCTAATGCGGATAGTGGTGGAAGATTAATAATTGATAAAATAAAACAATTTCAAACACATCATCAAAATGCACATGTATATTTTAGTTTGGGGCAAATAAGATATTTGAGCTTGCTTAAATACTCTGATGTTATGATAGGTAATTCATCTAGTGGTATTTTAGAATCACCATTTTTTAAATTACCTACAGTTAATATTGGAAATAGACAAAAGGGAAGGATGCGACCACCTAATGTGGTAGATGTGTCTTATAATGAGGATGACATTGTTGAAGGTATTAATAAAGCTTTGAATAAGGAGTTTAGAAACTCTTTAAATAATAAAATTAATATATATGGTTCTGGTGATTGTAGTAGCCAAGTTGTGAAAATTATCAAGGAGGCTTTATTAAATAAAAATTTATTAAAGAAAAAATTATCTTTCAAATAG
- the neuB gene encoding N-acetylneuraminate synthase produces the protein MYLNKDLLRDRTFIIAEAGVNHNGDLHLAKKLVDAAADAKVDAIKFQTFRADKLVTKKAEKAEYQKQNTKTNESQYEMLKKLELTYEDHLELYNYCEKKGIMFISTPFDIDSVDLLEKLGVKMYKLGSGDLTNKPLLKYVASKNKPIILSTGMASLAEVEEAVKWIQQEGNNQIILLHCTSNYPTSYKDVNLKAMETMRQAFKLPVGYSDHTIGIEVSIAAVAMGACVIEKHFTLDKEMKGPDHRASLEPEELKQMVSSIRNIELSMGDGIKRCTPNEENVKKVARKSIVAVKYIEKGEVITEDKIAIKRPEYGIKPKYIDEIIGYKAVQSIKEDTPITWNMIRKEDA, from the coding sequence ATGTATCTAAATAAAGATTTATTGAGAGATAGAACTTTTATTATAGCAGAAGCTGGTGTAAATCATAATGGGGATTTGCATTTAGCTAAAAAACTTGTTGATGCAGCTGCTGATGCAAAAGTAGATGCTATAAAATTTCAAACATTTAGAGCTGACAAACTTGTTACAAAAAAGGCTGAAAAAGCCGAGTATCAGAAACAAAATACAAAAACTAATGAATCTCAATATGAGATGTTGAAAAAATTAGAATTAACATATGAGGATCATTTAGAGTTATATAATTATTGTGAAAAAAAAGGGATTATGTTTATTTCAACTCCCTTTGATATAGATAGTGTAGACTTATTAGAAAAATTGGGTGTTAAAATGTATAAGTTAGGCTCTGGCGATTTAACTAATAAGCCATTGCTTAAATATGTAGCTAGCAAAAATAAACCAATAATTTTATCTACAGGCATGGCAAGTTTAGCAGAAGTAGAAGAGGCAGTTAAATGGATTCAACAGGAAGGTAATAATCAGATTATTCTTCTGCATTGCACATCAAATTATCCTACTTCTTATAAGGATGTAAATTTAAAAGCTATGGAAACGATGAGACAAGCCTTTAAATTACCAGTAGGATATTCTGATCATACTATAGGTATAGAAGTTTCCATTGCTGCAGTAGCAATGGGGGCTTGTGTCATAGAAAAGCATTTTACATTAGATAAAGAAATGAAAGGGCCAGATCATAGAGCTTCTCTTGAACCAGAAGAACTTAAACAAATGGTAAGTAGTATTAGAAACATTGAATTATCAATGGGAGATGGGATAAAAAGATGTACACCGAATGAAGAAAATGTGAAAAAAGTAGCAAGAAAAAGTATAGTTGCAGTTAAATATATAGAAAAGGGTGAAGTAATCACTGAGGATAAGATAGCAATAAAAAGACCAGAGTATGGGATAAAACCAAAGTACATTGATGAAATAATAGGTTATAAAGCTGTACAGAGCATAAAAGAAGATACTCCTATTACGTGGAATATGATTAGAAAAGAGGATGCTTAA
- a CDS encoding cytidylyltransferase domain-containing protein, with the protein MSILAIIPARGGSKGVPKKNIRKLNGIPLIAYTIIEAAKVDRLSNIIVSTDSEEIAAIAESYGANIPFIRPRHLATDTANSIDVVLHAIEHFEKKGIYYKDIMLLQPTSPLRDSKDIENCIDLYKKNICDSVISVCEAITHPYLCKKIDNKGRLEDFVLKKEKYTRRQDMPKAYQLNGAIYLTSVNVIKERKSFYGDTVMPYIMDVMKSIDIDTELDFKIAELVIKESIKNVSK; encoded by the coding sequence ATGAGTATATTAGCAATTATACCAGCTAGAGGTGGGTCTAAGGGAGTACCAAAAAAGAATATAAGAAAATTAAATGGTATTCCACTTATAGCCTATACTATTATCGAAGCTGCAAAGGTTGACAGGCTTTCTAATATAATTGTATCTACAGATAGTGAAGAAATTGCTGCTATAGCTGAAAGTTATGGTGCTAATATACCTTTTATACGACCTAGACATTTGGCTACAGATACAGCAAATTCAATAGATGTTGTATTACATGCTATAGAGCATTTTGAGAAAAAAGGCATCTATTATAAAGATATAATGTTACTGCAACCAACTTCTCCTTTAAGAGATAGTAAAGATATAGAAAATTGTATTGATTTATATAAGAAAAATATTTGTGATAGCGTTATAAGTGTTTGTGAAGCTATAACACATCCTTATTTATGCAAAAAGATTGATAATAAGGGTAGACTTGAAGATTTTGTTCTTAAAAAGGAAAAATATACACGTAGACAGGATATGCCTAAAGCATACCAGTTAAATGGTGCAATTTATTTGACTTCAGTTAATGTTATAAAAGAGAGAAAGAGTTTTTATGGAGATACTGTTATGCCTTATATAATGGATGTCATGAAATCTATCGATATTGATACGGAATTAGATTTTAAAATAGCTGAATTAGTTATTAAGGAGAGTATAAAAAATGTATCTAAATAA